CGACTGGCCCGGCAACGTCCGCGAATTGCGTAATGTGCTGGAACGCGGCATGGTGGTGGCGAAGGGCTCGCTCATCATGCCCGAGGATCTCGGCCTCGACGCCGGCACGCCGCGGCAGGGCCCCATCGATGTCACGCTCTCACTTGATGAGGTCGAGCACCGCCATATCGCGGCGGTCCTGCATCATGGGGGTGGCAATGTCACCCAGGCGGCCCGGACGCTCGGCATCGATCGGGTCACGCTCTACAACAAGATCAAGAAATACGGATTGCGCCGCGTCGAGGAGCACGACGGGGAGGCGAAGTAGCTAGTTGCCTGCCACCTTCAGATCGAACGAGAACCGGGTACCCTTCCCCGGTTCGCTCTCCACGGCAATCGTGGACTGGTGGCCCTCGATAATCATCTTCACGAGCGCCAGGCCGAGCCCCGTGCCGCCCTGGCGGCGCGTGGTCGAGCCGTCAAGTTGGTGGAACGCCTCAAACAGCTCCGGCATCTTCTCGGCCGCGATGCCCTGACCGGTATCGGCCACCCACACCCGAACGCTGTCGCCGACGACGGCGGCACCCATCGTCACGCTCCCGCCCTGAGGGGTGAATTTGACGGCGTTATCGATCAACTGGTTCAGCACCCAGCGGATCTTCTCGCCATCAGCCACGACCTGAGGCAGCGCGGCCGCCACGGATACTAGCAGTTGGACGCCGCGGCGCTTCGCCTTCTCGGCCGCCGCGCCCGCGCATTCCGCAAGAATATCGCCGGCTGCGGTCGCCGCCTGATGCAGCACCATCTCTCCGCGGGCGCCCGTGGCGAACTGGATCAGATCGGCCACCAGTCGCTCCAGTTCCGCGACGCCGCGGCCCATCGTCTGCACCGCCTGTACCTGGTCATCAGTGAGCGGACCGAGATCGCCAGCGGCCAGCAGCAGATTGAAGCCTTTGATCTTCGTCAGCGGCGTGCGCAGCTCGTGGGAGATGTTGTTGATGAAGTTCCCTTTGAGCCGATCCAGTTCCGTGAGGCGCTGATACGCGGCCTGCAGTTCCTGCGTGCGCTCGGCCACCCGCTGCTCGAGTTGGGCATTCACCTGCCGGAGGGCGTTCTGGAGATCCTGCACCTGCTCGACGCTGGCCAACTCCAGCTGCTCGCGCGTCATCAATCGCATCTCGAGCAGGACCTGGCCAAGCGTCTCACGCGTGCCACGCGCCGACATCTCCCGCTGGCGTTGCAGCGCGGCGTCAAGATGGGCTGACGTGATGTAGCCCTTCTTCATCAGGAACTCGCCGAACCGCGACAGCATGGCGTCGCCGAGGAACGGCACGCCTGGCTCGGCGGGAATCACACTCAGCGCGAGACGCTCCATCAGCACGGCAGCCAACGCCAGGTCGACCCCACACTGCGGACACGTCGCCTCCCTCGCCGGCACGTCGGCCCGACACCGCGGACACGGATACATCAATCGATCAGCATCGCCTGGTCCCGGCATGGCTGGCATGGTACTCGAAAATCCTCTCCTACGCGCCGTGTGTTGCGGATACGGGGTTCGGGATTCGGACCGTGCAGCGGGTGAATCCCTGGGAACGCCGGGCTCCCCTTCGAGTTCCCTCAGGGCTGGCAGCCCGGCCCGCGGCCTGGCCACGCTGGAGCGTGGC
This sequence is a window from Acidobacteriota bacterium. Protein-coding genes within it:
- a CDS encoding ATP-binding protein yields the protein MPAMPGPGDADRLMYPCPRCRADVPAREATCPQCGVDLALAAVLMERLALSVIPAEPGVPFLGDAMLSRFGEFLMKKGYITSAHLDAALQRQREMSARGTRETLGQVLLEMRLMTREQLELASVEQVQDLQNALRQVNAQLEQRVAERTQELQAAYQRLTELDRLKGNFINNISHELRTPLTKIKGFNLLLAAGDLGPLTDDQVQAVQTMGRGVAELERLVADLIQFATGARGEMVLHQAATAAGDILAECAGAAAEKAKRRGVQLLVSVAAALPQVVADGEKIRWVLNQLIDNAVKFTPQGGSVTMGAAVVGDSVRVWVADTGQGIAAEKMPELFEAFHQLDGSTTRRQGGTGLGLALVKMIIEGHQSTIAVESEPGKGTRFSFDLKVAGN